The Risungbinella massiliensis sequence GATTATGAATTCTATTAGGAGGAGTAATGGATGAATACAGTCCCTCAAACAAAGAGCTCGGTCGCATCAGCAAACGTATTTGTTTTATTGTTGAAGCAGTTGCGTCCAAAACAATGGACGAAAAACTTGCTGATTTTTGCGGCCCCGCTTTTTTCGATCACTCAGATTAGCAAGATGGAACTGTCGAAATCGGTGATTGCCTTCTTCCTGTTCAGCTTTATTTCAGGCTGTGTTTACATTTTGAATGATTATGTAGACCGGGAAGCAGATCGCTTGCATCCAGAGAAGAAGCATCGTCCCATGGCATCCGGTGCTTTGAATCCACAGTTTGCGATCATTTTTGGTGTATTACTGCTTTCTTTCTCTCTAGTGGTCGGCTATATGCTAAATCCGCTTTTTGCTCTCGTCCTGCTAGTTTACTTTGTGCTAAATGTAAGTTACTCTCTCCGTTTAAAGCACATTGTAATTTTGGACGTTATGATTATTGCAGCTGGTTTTGTGTTACGTGCCATCGCAGGTGGATTGTCCATTGACGTTCCATTTACCCCTTGGTTCTTGCTTTGTATCTTGTGGCTTTCCCTCTTTTTGGCAATCAGTAAACGCCGCCATGAAGTGCAATTGATGCAAGCAAAAGAGACCAAAGGCACAACTCGTAAAGTATTGCACAGTTATTCAGTCGATCTGTTGAATCAACTCAATACGATTGTGACAAC is a genomic window containing:
- a CDS encoding decaprenyl-phosphate phosphoribosyltransferase, with product MNTVPQTKSSVASANVFVLLLKQLRPKQWTKNLLIFAAPLFSITQISKMELSKSVIAFFLFSFISGCVYILNDYVDREADRLHPEKKHRPMASGALNPQFAIIFGVLLLSFSLVVGYMLNPLFALVLLVYFVLNVSYSLRLKHIVILDVMIIAAGFVLRAIAGGLSIDVPFTPWFLLCILWLSLFLAISKRRHEVQLMQAKETKGTTRKVLHSYSVDLLNQLNTIVTTATIICYAMFTSVSGHTHLMWTVPFVVYGIFRYLYLVHIENKGGTPEKVLLTDRHVLVTVVLYAVSTMTILSYFD